The following coding sequences are from one Pelecanus crispus isolate bPelCri1 chromosome 15, bPelCri1.pri, whole genome shotgun sequence window:
- the LZIC gene encoding protein LZIC isoform X1 yields the protein MASRGTTETSKLKQNLEEQLDRLMQQLQDLEECREELDADEYEETKKETLEQLSEINDSLKKIMSGDMTLVDELSGMQLAIQAAISQAFKTPEVIRMFAKKQPRQLRTRLAEMDRDLMVGKLGRDLYTQQKVEILTALRKLGEKLTPDEEMFLSANAGTALSQFERVSTDLGSGDKVFALASFEVEKANQ from the exons atggcttCAAGAGGAACAACAGAGACCAGTAAACTAAAACAGAACTTGGAAGAGCAGCTGGATAGATTAATGCAGCAGCTTCAAGATCTGGAGGAATGCAG AGAGGAGCTAGATGCAGATGAGTATGAAGAGACCAAAAAAGAAACTCTAGAACAGCTGAGTGAGATCAATGACTCCCTGAAGAAGATTATGTCTGGAGATATGACTTTGGTGGACGAGCTCAGCGGGATGCAACTG GCAATACAAGCAGCCATCAGCCAAGCATTTAAAACTCCAGAAGTAATTAGAATGTTTGCAAAGAAACAACCGAGGCAATTGAGGACAAGGTTGGCAGAG ATGGACCGAGACTTAATGGTTGGGAAGTTGGGACGAGACCTATACACGCAGCAGAAGGTGGAAATCCTGACTGCCCTCAGAAAGCTTGGTGAGAAG CTCACTCCAGATGAAGAGATGTTCTTGTCAGCAAATGCTGGTACAGCCCTGAGCCAGTTTGAGAGGGTCTCCACTGACCTGG GGTCAGGAGACAAAGTCTTTGCTCTAGCAAGTTTTGAAGTAGAAAAGGCAAACCAATGA
- the LZIC gene encoding protein LZIC isoform X2: MASRGTTETSKLKQNLEEQLDRLMQQLQDLEECREELDADEYEETKKETLEQLSEINDSLKKIMSGDMTLVDELSGMQLAIQAAISQAFKTPEVIRMFAKKQPRQLRTRLAEGQETKSLL, translated from the exons atggcttCAAGAGGAACAACAGAGACCAGTAAACTAAAACAGAACTTGGAAGAGCAGCTGGATAGATTAATGCAGCAGCTTCAAGATCTGGAGGAATGCAG AGAGGAGCTAGATGCAGATGAGTATGAAGAGACCAAAAAAGAAACTCTAGAACAGCTGAGTGAGATCAATGACTCCCTGAAGAAGATTATGTCTGGAGATATGACTTTGGTGGACGAGCTCAGCGGGATGCAACTG GCAATACAAGCAGCCATCAGCCAAGCATTTAAAACTCCAGAAGTAATTAGAATGTTTGCAAAGAAACAACCGAGGCAATTGAGGACAAGGTTGGCAGAG GGTCAGGAGACAAAGTCTTTGCTCTAG